One Sphingomonas limnosediminicola DNA segment encodes these proteins:
- a CDS encoding NAD-dependent succinate-semialdehyde dehydrogenase, translating into MSEQAELSRPKHSDKIQTINPATEEPGKSYDPTSIEEALAAAAKAHAAFREWRRTSFNERAAVVRKAGAILRQRKDEFAALMTDEMGKTLDEGRAEIEKCAFHCDWFADYAAGYLADAPADIGGGEAFITFNPIGVVLAVMPWNFPFWQVFRFVAPALMAGNGALLKHASNVPGCALAIEDVLHQAGVPKELFRTLLLPSREVEALIKDDNVAAVTLTGSVGAGRSVATAAGSVLKKCVLELGGADAYLILEDADVEAAARVAATARMVNGGQSCIAGKRFIVIRSILEPFEKAMTDAMRGFEMGDPRKDGTTLGPMQSVEARDEIHRQVSESVRKGARLLLGGKVPDRPGAWYPPTVLTNVLPGQPAHDEEVFGPVAAIIAADDEADAIRIANASEFGLGSGVLTSDLDRGRRIAAHELEAGMSFVNESVRSDPRTPFGGVKHSGYGRECSAYGIREFVNIKTVHVKPLGSGGTSRTE; encoded by the coding sequence ATGTCGGAACAGGCCGAGCTGAGCAGGCCAAAGCACTCGGACAAGATCCAAACAATCAACCCGGCGACCGAAGAGCCCGGTAAGTCCTACGACCCGACCAGCATCGAGGAAGCGCTCGCCGCTGCGGCAAAAGCTCACGCCGCTTTCCGCGAATGGCGCCGGACCTCCTTCAACGAACGCGCCGCCGTCGTCCGCAAGGCGGGCGCGATCCTGCGCCAGCGCAAGGACGAGTTCGCGGCGCTAATGACCGATGAGATGGGAAAGACGCTCGACGAAGGCCGCGCCGAGATCGAGAAATGCGCCTTCCACTGCGACTGGTTCGCCGATTACGCGGCCGGCTATCTCGCCGACGCGCCGGCAGACATCGGCGGTGGCGAGGCGTTCATCACCTTTAATCCCATCGGCGTCGTCCTGGCGGTGATGCCCTGGAATTTCCCATTCTGGCAGGTGTTTCGCTTCGTCGCGCCGGCGCTGATGGCTGGGAACGGCGCACTCCTGAAGCACGCGAGCAACGTCCCCGGCTGCGCGCTGGCGATTGAAGACGTGCTTCACCAGGCCGGTGTTCCGAAGGAACTGTTCCGCACGCTCCTCCTGCCCAGCCGCGAGGTCGAGGCGCTGATCAAGGACGACAATGTGGCTGCGGTCACGCTGACCGGGAGCGTCGGCGCCGGACGGAGCGTCGCGACGGCGGCCGGCTCAGTGCTGAAGAAGTGCGTGCTCGAGCTCGGCGGGGCGGATGCTTACCTCATTCTTGAGGACGCCGATGTCGAGGCGGCGGCCAGGGTCGCGGCGACTGCGCGGATGGTCAACGGCGGCCAGAGCTGCATCGCGGGCAAGCGCTTCATCGTCATCCGCTCCATCCTCGAGCCGTTCGAAAAGGCGATGACCGACGCCATGCGCGGCTTCGAAATGGGCGATCCGCGCAAGGATGGAACGACGCTCGGCCCGATGCAGAGCGTCGAAGCGCGCGACGAGATCCATCGTCAGGTCTCGGAAAGCGTGCGCAAGGGCGCCCGGCTGCTCCTCGGCGGCAAAGTGCCCGACCGCCCCGGTGCCTGGTACCCGCCGACGGTCCTCACCAACGTGCTGCCGGGCCAACCGGCGCATGATGAAGAAGTGTTCGGACCCGTCGCGGCAATCATCGCCGCAGACGACGAGGCCGACGCGATCCGCATTGCAAACGCCAGCGAATTTGGCCTCGGCTCTGGCGTCTTGACGTCAGATTTGGATCGCGGTCGGCGCATTGCCGCGCACGAGCTCGAAGCGGGAATGAGCTTCGTGAACGAGAGCGTGCGCTCCGACCCGCGAACACCGTTCGGCGGCGTCAAGCACAGCGGCTACGGCCGCGAATGCTCCGCTTATGGCATCCGCGAGTTCGTCAACATCAAGACCGTGCACGTGAAGCCGCTCGGCTCCGGCGGGACGAGCCGGACGGAATAA
- a CDS encoding sorbosone dehydrogenase family protein, translating to MNARLLALTFTTASLVACAPQGGDPNRQVGPNPYLPEPRQYLFPPMSVPKAVGWSAGETPQVPVGLQIQALATDLMHPRIVYPLPNGDILVVESNGPGTVPFRPKDYVQSPVKARGGTKQKGGNRITLLRDTNGDGKPDLRTVFIDHLHSPYGVALVGDILYVANTDAILAFRYTPGATSIPGPGVKLADLPAGPINHHWTKSLVASPDGSKLYVGVGSNSNITENGMDIEQGRAAIWEVDRLTGAMRIYASGVRNPTNLAIEPQTRQLFAIANERDEIGPDLVPDYITSIRDGGFYGWPYSYYGQHVDIRVHPQKPEMVAKAIKPDYALGSHVAALGLTFSTGQQLAPAFANGAFIGEHGSWDRSPLNGYKVVFVPFANGRPTGMPINVVTGFLGTDDKTVHGRPVGVAIDRTGALLVADDVGNVVWRVTRAAERPAG from the coding sequence ATGAACGCGCGCCTCCTCGCCCTGACTTTCACGACCGCCAGTCTCGTTGCTTGTGCGCCCCAGGGCGGAGACCCGAACCGTCAGGTCGGGCCAAACCCATATTTGCCTGAGCCAAGGCAATACCTGTTCCCGCCGATGAGTGTGCCCAAGGCGGTAGGCTGGTCGGCTGGCGAAACGCCGCAAGTGCCGGTCGGGCTCCAAATCCAGGCGCTTGCGACGGACCTGATGCACCCGCGCATCGTCTACCCGCTGCCGAACGGCGACATCCTCGTCGTCGAAAGCAACGGCCCCGGCACCGTCCCCTTCCGTCCGAAGGATTATGTCCAGAGCCCGGTCAAGGCGCGCGGCGGCACCAAGCAGAAGGGCGGCAACCGCATCACGCTGCTCCGCGACACCAATGGTGATGGAAAGCCGGACCTTCGCACCGTGTTCATCGACCACCTGCACTCGCCTTATGGCGTCGCGCTGGTGGGCGACATTCTCTACGTCGCCAACACCGACGCCATCCTCGCTTTCCGCTATACCCCCGGCGCAACGAGCATCCCGGGACCCGGAGTGAAGCTGGCGGACCTGCCAGCCGGTCCGATCAACCACCATTGGACGAAATCACTCGTCGCCAGCCCGGACGGATCGAAGCTCTATGTGGGCGTCGGCTCCAACAGTAACATCACCGAGAACGGGATGGATATCGAACAGGGCCGCGCGGCGATCTGGGAAGTAGACCGCCTGACCGGCGCTATGCGCATCTACGCCAGCGGCGTGCGCAACCCGACTAACCTCGCCATCGAACCGCAGACACGCCAGCTGTTCGCAATCGCCAATGAACGCGACGAAATCGGGCCCGACCTCGTGCCTGATTACATCACCTCCATCCGCGACGGCGGCTTCTACGGCTGGCCCTACAGTTATTACGGCCAGCACGTGGACATTCGTGTCCACCCGCAAAAGCCCGAAATGGTCGCGAAGGCAATTAAGCCGGACTATGCGCTAGGGTCACATGTCGCGGCGCTCGGCCTGACTTTCAGCACTGGTCAGCAGCTCGCACCGGCCTTCGCCAACGGCGCCTTCATCGGCGAGCATGGCAGCTGGGATCGCTCGCCGCTCAATGGCTACAAGGTCGTCTTCGTGCCCTTCGCCAACGGCCGCCCGACCGGCATGCCGATCAACGTCGTGACGGGCTTCCTCGGGACCGATGACAAAACCGTCCACGGGCGTCCGGTCGGCGTCGCGATCGACCGGACCGGCGCGTTGCTGGTCGCTGACGATGTCGGCAACGTGGTATGGCGAGTCACCCGCGCTGCCGAGCGGCCCGCTGGCTAG
- a CDS encoding DUF2231 domain-containing protein gives MATAPRTIRPRLLLHPPFVSMGGTLLIAAFVTDWEYSNTALFQWANFSAWLITGGLLLALIASILLMVDLLIGSAGRVRRLPLILLAVAAIVSIFNVFVHSRDAWTSVVPTGLTLSAIAAILLLVVAFLGWSVTDGRIRAEEDRS, from the coding sequence ATGGCGACTGCACCGCGAACGATAAGGCCCCGGCTTCTCTTGCATCCACCCTTCGTGTCGATGGGCGGCACTTTGCTCATCGCGGCGTTTGTCACCGACTGGGAATATTCGAATACGGCGCTGTTTCAGTGGGCGAACTTCTCGGCTTGGCTAATCACCGGCGGCTTGCTGCTCGCGCTGATCGCTTCGATCCTGCTTATGGTCGACCTGCTCATCGGAAGTGCGGGACGAGTTCGTCGACTGCCCCTGATCCTGCTCGCAGTCGCGGCTATCGTCTCTATTTTCAACGTGTTCGTTCACAGCCGCGATGCCTGGACGTCGGTCGTTCCAACCGGACTGACCCTCTCCGCGATCGCGGCGATCCTGCTGCTCGTCGTAGCGTTCCTCGGCTGGAGCGTGACCGACGGCCGAATCCGCGCGGAGGAGGACCGCTCATGA
- a CDS encoding tetratricopeptide repeat protein produces the protein MATLGLSEADRESLERFERDVIEPSMTSLVILDFWAEWCGPCKQLGPILDKVSADYAAKGVKLAKIDVDKEKMLAAQFRIQSIPTVYALYRGQPVADLTNYRTEGQLTGALDKLLAQLKIEPEGAVPQAEIEPLVAMGEQVLSEGDSTRAVGIFRQIHEMAPDKPEVVGGLVRSLVASGEIDEARQILDAVPEDQAKKPEIGRARAALEVASAPAVDTAPLEQRLAANADDHEARFELAAAKMSAGDRDAAADALLEIVQRDRDWNDGAARKQFLQLLEAQGLEDPWSSAQRRRLSALLFT, from the coding sequence GTGGCGACCCTGGGCCTTTCCGAAGCCGACCGAGAATCCCTCGAGCGGTTCGAACGCGACGTCATCGAACCGTCGATGACCTCGCTCGTCATCCTCGACTTCTGGGCGGAATGGTGCGGGCCGTGCAAGCAGCTCGGCCCGATCCTCGACAAGGTCTCGGCTGATTATGCTGCGAAGGGCGTGAAGCTCGCCAAGATCGATGTCGACAAGGAAAAGATGCTGGCCGCGCAATTTCGGATCCAGTCGATTCCGACAGTCTATGCGCTTTATCGGGGCCAGCCTGTCGCGGACCTCACCAATTACCGGACTGAAGGCCAGCTCACGGGCGCGCTCGACAAATTGCTGGCGCAGCTGAAGATCGAGCCGGAGGGCGCGGTACCTCAGGCGGAGATCGAGCCACTGGTTGCGATGGGTGAGCAGGTTCTGAGCGAGGGCGACTCGACGCGCGCCGTCGGGATCTTCCGCCAGATCCATGAAATGGCGCCGGACAAGCCGGAAGTGGTCGGTGGTCTCGTACGATCGCTCGTCGCTTCAGGTGAGATCGACGAAGCTCGACAGATTCTCGATGCGGTGCCGGAAGATCAGGCGAAGAAGCCCGAGATCGGCCGCGCCCGCGCGGCGCTTGAAGTGGCGTCAGCACCGGCAGTCGACACCGCGCCGCTCGAGCAACGGCTCGCCGCCAACGCGGACGACCACGAAGCGCGCTTCGAGTTGGCGGCCGCGAAAATGTCCGCCGGCGACAGGGACGCAGCCGCCGATGCGCTCCTCGAGATCGTCCAGCGCGACCGCGACTGGAACGACGGAGCAGCCCGCAAGCAATTCCTCCAGCTGCTCGAAGCGCAGGGTCTCGAAGACCCGTGGTCTAGCGCACAGCGGCGCCGGCTCTCGGCCCTGTTGTTCACATGA
- a CDS encoding LON peptidase substrate-binding domain-containing protein, with protein sequence MSRTLRVPIFPLSGAILFPRSQLPLHIFEPRYRDMVRDAIDGAGRIGMIQPLRLDEDNKAPLYGIGCLGEIVGIEELDDGRFNIVLLGVNRFRYLRDAEIDSTYRCAEVDIEGFVDAEPPPLSLGERAEVEREARRLGDALGLAVDWDAVSRLDDEMLVNAIAQVAPFDVGAKQALLEQVTLTGRADLLVQLMQFHRAAVTGGLEIEPTIQ encoded by the coding sequence ATGAGCCGGACCCTCCGCGTTCCCATCTTTCCCCTTTCCGGCGCGATACTCTTCCCAAGGTCGCAGCTCCCCCTTCACATCTTCGAACCGCGCTATCGCGATATGGTGCGCGATGCGATCGACGGCGCGGGCCGCATCGGCATGATCCAGCCCTTGCGGCTCGATGAGGACAATAAGGCACCGCTCTATGGGATCGGCTGCCTCGGCGAGATTGTCGGCATCGAGGAGCTCGACGACGGACGGTTCAATATCGTCCTGCTCGGCGTGAACCGCTTCCGTTACCTGCGCGATGCGGAAATCGACTCAACTTATCGCTGTGCCGAGGTGGACATCGAAGGGTTCGTAGACGCCGAGCCGCCGCCCCTTTCGCTGGGTGAGCGCGCCGAAGTGGAGCGTGAAGCACGAAGGCTCGGCGACGCGCTCGGGCTTGCCGTCGACTGGGACGCCGTGAGCCGCCTTGACGATGAGATGCTGGTCAATGCGATCGCTCAGGTCGCGCCGTTCGACGTCGGCGCCAAGCAAGCGCTGCTTGAGCAGGTAACGCTGACGGGGCGAGCCGACCTTCTGGTTCAGCTCATGCAGTTCCATCGCGCGGCAGTCACCGGCGGCCTCGAGATCGAGCCGACGATCCAGTAG
- a CDS encoding UbiH/UbiF/VisC/COQ6 family ubiquinone biosynthesis hydroxylase: protein MDRSDVIIFGGGMIGLALASALDASGLSAIVVDPADPSLRKDSAFDGRTSAVSSSSMRMLETIGVADHLAALGCPIRTIAVADGLEPGGLHFDSEDDEPLGWMHENRHLRAALQARAEAGRHSWLLWKSRVASVDRGDHGVVVRLDDGRTLTAPLLIAADGRESATREAAGIRVARWRYDHQAIVSVLRHAKPHEHVAYEIFYPAGPFALLPMNDNAGGHRSAIVWSVARDDAAGWLSLDDDDFAAEAESAMGGFLGKIEMLAPRSSYPLGFHHAAQMTAKRLALAGDAAHAIHPIAGQGLNLGFRDVAALAQVLVEGARLGLDLGDKQLLDRYQRWRSLDALSVAFATDSLTRIYGVPGKTASAMRRFGMGLVERISPIKNRLMSEARGTSGDLPLLLRGLQI, encoded by the coding sequence ATGGACCGGTCCGATGTGATCATTTTCGGCGGCGGGATGATTGGCCTCGCCCTGGCGTCCGCGCTCGACGCAAGCGGGCTCTCCGCGATCGTGGTCGACCCCGCCGACCCGTCGTTGCGCAAGGATTCCGCATTCGACGGCCGCACTAGCGCCGTATCGTCGAGCTCGATGCGCATGCTCGAAACGATCGGCGTCGCTGACCATCTTGCTGCACTGGGGTGCCCAATTCGTACCATCGCGGTCGCGGATGGGTTGGAGCCAGGCGGGCTTCATTTCGATTCCGAAGATGACGAACCGCTCGGCTGGATGCACGAAAACCGTCATCTTCGCGCCGCACTACAGGCGCGCGCCGAGGCCGGGCGGCACAGCTGGCTGCTGTGGAAATCGCGGGTCGCCAGCGTCGATCGAGGCGACCATGGCGTCGTTGTCCGCCTCGACGATGGCAGGACACTGACCGCGCCGCTCCTGATAGCCGCCGATGGACGGGAATCGGCGACGCGGGAGGCGGCCGGCATTCGCGTCGCGCGCTGGCGCTACGACCACCAGGCGATCGTGTCCGTGCTCCGGCATGCGAAGCCGCATGAGCATGTCGCCTACGAGATCTTCTATCCGGCTGGACCATTCGCGCTGCTGCCGATGAATGACAATGCGGGCGGTCACCGCTCGGCCATCGTCTGGTCCGTCGCGCGCGACGATGCCGCCGGCTGGCTGTCGCTCGACGACGATGATTTTGCGGCCGAAGCAGAGTCGGCCATGGGTGGCTTTCTCGGTAAGATTGAAATGCTGGCGCCGCGCTCGTCCTACCCGCTTGGCTTCCACCACGCCGCGCAGATGACCGCGAAGCGGCTGGCGCTCGCAGGCGATGCCGCGCATGCGATCCATCCTATCGCAGGTCAGGGGCTCAACCTCGGCTTCCGGGATGTCGCGGCGCTCGCACAAGTCCTCGTCGAAGGCGCGCGCCTTGGCCTCGACCTTGGCGACAAGCAATTGCTCGACCGTTACCAGCGCTGGCGCTCGCTCGATGCGCTTTCTGTCGCCTTTGCTACCGACAGCCTGACCCGAATCTACGGTGTTCCCGGCAAGACGGCCTCTGCGATGCGACGCTTCGGCATGGGCTTGGTCGAGCGGATTTCCCCGATCAAAAATCGCCTGATGAGCGAAGCGCGCGGCACCAGCGGCGATCTGCCGTTGCTGCTTCGAGGCCTGCAAATCTAG
- a CDS encoding DNA translocase FtsK: protein MATVAARAPKRELAPDWRDALREAVRRMAIRTWGAVLLAISIAGTLALASHNPTDPSLSTAAGGPPANWLGSFGAYFSDILLLLFGLGSALFMPVIAIAGMRMLRLLPAGRIGRGLGLAAIGAVLLGVALGLTSGSSVSGLPAGWGGALGLAAAHGVDAAIGLIPNPMIAGPTRLTVLLLFALGGLAVGYLAVGINSDEKDWLGGLFRRAPRERRAAPRRTEIEEDERPTAAAPPRVKPVVAVADPSKPLVAASRGANRKASAQPSLALGDSHQLPTLDLLTPAPEKGKQTIDRAGLERNARLLETVLEDFNVRGDIVEVRPGPVVTMYELEPASGIKASRVIALADDIARNMSALSARVATIPGRSVIGIELPNPKREMVVLSELIGSQAFDDQNMSLPLILGKNIAGDPVIADLAPMPHLLVAGTTGSGKSVGLNCMILSLLYRYGPDQVKMIMIDPKMLELSIYDDIPHLLSPVVTEPGKAIRALKWAVEQMEERYRMMANLGVRALPSFNAKVREAKAKGSKLGRRVQTGYDADNGQPLYEVEELEYEVLPQIVVVVDELADLMMTAGKEVEFLIQRLAQKARAAGIHLIMATQRPSVDVITGVIKANLPTRVSFQVTSKIDSRTILGEQGAEQLLGKGDMLYMPGGKQIIRVHGPFVSDEEVRAVAEHWRRQGAPEYVQSVTEEPEDGGYLFDGQPTGEDDAETQLFRKAVQIVAESQKASTSYLQRQLRVGYNSAARLIERMEKEGLVGQPDHVGRREVLIDPDGHPI from the coding sequence ATGGCGACCGTTGCCGCGCGCGCGCCGAAGCGCGAACTGGCGCCCGACTGGCGCGACGCATTGCGTGAAGCAGTGCGGCGGATGGCGATTCGCACCTGGGGTGCAGTGTTGTTGGCGATCAGCATCGCCGGGACGCTCGCGCTGGCATCGCACAACCCGACCGATCCGTCGCTCAGCACGGCCGCCGGCGGCCCGCCGGCCAACTGGCTTGGCAGCTTCGGCGCTTATTTCAGCGACATCCTGTTGCTCTTGTTTGGGCTCGGCTCCGCGCTGTTCATGCCGGTCATCGCCATCGCGGGGATGAGGATGCTCCGCCTGCTTCCGGCTGGCCGGATCGGCCGCGGGCTTGGTCTGGCTGCCATCGGCGCGGTCCTGCTTGGCGTGGCGCTCGGCCTCACGAGCGGCTCGTCGGTGTCGGGACTTCCGGCTGGCTGGGGCGGCGCCCTCGGTCTCGCGGCGGCGCATGGCGTCGATGCCGCGATCGGGCTGATCCCCAACCCAATGATTGCCGGGCCGACGCGCCTGACCGTGCTCCTGCTCTTCGCGCTTGGCGGCCTCGCGGTCGGCTATTTGGCCGTCGGCATCAATTCCGACGAAAAGGATTGGCTGGGCGGCCTGTTCCGTCGAGCTCCGCGCGAACGCCGTGCTGCCCCGCGCCGGACCGAAATCGAAGAGGACGAACGGCCGACCGCCGCGGCGCCGCCTCGCGTGAAGCCGGTCGTCGCGGTCGCCGATCCATCCAAACCGCTTGTCGCGGCCAGCCGCGGTGCGAACCGCAAGGCTTCTGCGCAGCCTAGCCTGGCACTCGGTGACAGCCACCAGCTGCCGACACTCGACTTGCTCACCCCAGCGCCGGAGAAGGGCAAGCAGACCATCGACCGCGCCGGGCTCGAACGGAATGCGCGCCTGCTCGAAACGGTGCTCGAAGACTTCAACGTTCGCGGCGATATCGTCGAGGTCCGGCCGGGACCGGTAGTCACCATGTACGAGCTGGAGCCGGCCAGCGGCATCAAGGCCAGCCGCGTAATCGCCTTGGCTGACGATATCGCCCGCAACATGTCGGCGCTGTCCGCGCGCGTTGCGACCATTCCCGGCCGCAGCGTCATCGGCATCGAGCTGCCGAATCCGAAGCGCGAGATGGTTGTCCTGTCGGAGCTGATCGGGAGCCAGGCCTTCGACGATCAGAACATGTCGCTGCCGCTGATCCTCGGGAAGAATATCGCTGGCGACCCGGTTATCGCGGACCTCGCGCCAATGCCTCACCTGCTGGTCGCGGGCACCACCGGTTCGGGCAAGTCGGTCGGCCTTAACTGCATGATCCTCTCTCTGCTCTACCGCTACGGGCCGGACCAGGTGAAGATGATCATGATCGACCCGAAGATGCTCGAACTGAGCATCTACGACGACATCCCGCACTTGCTTTCGCCAGTCGTGACCGAGCCCGGCAAGGCTATCCGCGCGCTCAAATGGGCCGTCGAGCAGATGGAGGAGCGCTATCGCATGATGGCGAACCTCGGCGTCCGTGCGTTGCCCAGCTTCAACGCCAAGGTGCGCGAGGCGAAGGCCAAGGGATCCAAGCTCGGACGCCGAGTCCAGACCGGCTACGATGCCGACAACGGTCAACCGCTCTACGAGGTCGAGGAGCTCGAATACGAGGTCCTGCCGCAGATTGTGGTCGTGGTTGATGAGCTCGCCGACCTGATGATGACCGCCGGCAAGGAGGTCGAGTTCCTCATCCAGCGGCTCGCCCAGAAGGCGCGCGCAGCGGGCATTCACCTCATCATGGCCACGCAGCGGCCGTCGGTCGACGTCATCACCGGCGTCATCAAGGCGAACCTGCCGACGCGCGTCAGCTTCCAGGTAACGAGCAAGATCGACAGCCGAACCATCCTCGGCGAGCAGGGCGCAGAACAGCTGCTCGGCAAGGGCGACATGCTCTACATGCCGGGCGGCAAGCAGATCATCCGCGTTCATGGGCCGTTCGTCAGTGACGAGGAAGTGCGCGCGGTGGCCGAGCATTGGCGCCGTCAGGGCGCCCCCGAGTACGTTCAGTCGGTCACCGAGGAACCGGAGGACGGCGGATATTTATTCGATGGTCAGCCGACCGGCGAAGACGATGCAGAGACGCAGCTTTTCCGCAAAGCCGTGCAGATCGTCGCCGAGAGTCAGAAGGCGTCGACCTCCTACCTCCAGCGGCAGCTGCGGGTGGGCTACAACAGCGCCGCGCGCCTGATCGAGCGGATGGAAAAGGAAGGTCTCGTGGGCCAGCCCGACCATGTGGGCCGCCGCGAGGTGCTGATCGACCCGGACGGCCACCCCATCTGA
- a CDS encoding LolA family protein — MISAPRFARALVAAAIIATPAAAADSPDLGKLKSHIGAVQTMTANFVQTDARGRSAAGTLQLKRPGKVRFQYGSGDLLLVADGRNLYFLDYQVGQKSAYPLGKTPLGPLLSSSPDFNGKAQVLPSTDPRILVARAKNTSYGQLTLAFLRSTSAPGGLQMYGWTAIDPQGRRTTVKLSNVRYNVAVPESAFTYAEPKRRGK; from the coding sequence ATGATTTCCGCCCCTCGTTTCGCGCGCGCCCTCGTGGCGGCCGCCATCATCGCGACCCCTGCGGCCGCGGCAGATTCTCCCGACCTCGGGAAGCTGAAGAGCCATATCGGCGCGGTACAGACGATGACTGCCAATTTCGTCCAGACCGATGCGCGTGGCCGCTCGGCCGCGGGAACGCTGCAGCTGAAGCGCCCGGGCAAGGTCCGCTTCCAATATGGCAGCGGCGACCTGCTGCTCGTGGCCGATGGAAGGAACCTCTACTTTCTCGATTATCAGGTCGGCCAAAAGAGCGCCTATCCACTCGGCAAGACGCCGCTCGGCCCGCTGCTGTCGAGCTCGCCGGACTTCAACGGCAAGGCACAGGTGTTGCCGAGCACCGATCCCCGGATCCTCGTCGCCCGGGCCAAGAATACGTCCTACGGCCAGCTTACGCTCGCCTTCCTGCGCAGCACGTCGGCGCCGGGGGGCCTTCAGATGTATGGCTGGACAGCGATCGACCCGCAGGGCCGCCGGACGACGGTGAAGCTGTCGAATGTCCGCTACAATGTCGCGGTGCCGGAGAGCGCCTTCACGTACGCGGAGCCGAAGAGGCGCGGAAAATAG
- a CDS encoding exodeoxyribonuclease III, whose amino-acid sequence MGKKLKIASWNINSVRARSALVERLIVEQRPDILCLQETKVLDSIFPAELFTRHGYVHHQLNGQRMHHGVAILSRLPLQDAGKHDWQDNGEARHVGARLECGIRLENVYVPAGGDIPDRAQNPKFGQKLDFIGRMTRWSEDLKEPTIIVGDFNVAPLECDVWSHKALINVVSHTPVEVEALNRLQQAHDWVDIGRKFVPAPERCFTWWSYRSPDWTKNDRGRRLDHMWASPELSGHLVGHEVLEPCRAWERPSDHVPLICEIEV is encoded by the coding sequence GTGGGCAAAAAGCTGAAAATCGCTTCGTGGAACATCAACTCGGTGCGCGCACGGTCGGCGCTCGTCGAGCGACTAATCGTCGAGCAGCGGCCCGACATTCTGTGCCTGCAGGAAACCAAGGTGCTCGACAGCATCTTCCCCGCCGAGCTGTTCACGCGCCATGGTTATGTCCACCATCAGTTGAATGGCCAGCGCATGCACCACGGCGTCGCGATCCTCAGCCGCCTTCCGCTCCAAGACGCTGGCAAGCATGACTGGCAAGACAATGGCGAAGCGCGACATGTCGGCGCGCGGCTCGAGTGCGGGATCCGGCTCGAGAACGTTTATGTGCCGGCCGGTGGCGACATCCCCGATCGCGCGCAGAATCCCAAGTTCGGTCAGAAGCTCGACTTCATCGGCCGGATGACCCGCTGGTCGGAGGATCTCAAGGAACCGACGATCATTGTCGGCGACTTCAACGTCGCGCCGCTTGAATGCGATGTCTGGAGCCACAAGGCGCTGATCAACGTCGTCAGCCACACGCCTGTCGAGGTCGAGGCGCTGAATCGGCTTCAGCAGGCGCACGACTGGGTCGATATTGGACGCAAGTTCGTGCCCGCGCCCGAGCGCTGCTTCACCTGGTGGAGCTATCGCTCGCCCGACTGGACCAAGAACGACCGTGGCCGGCGCCTCGATCACATGTGGGCCTCGCCCGAATTGTCCGGCCACCTGGTCGGACACGAGGTGCTTGAACCGTGCCGCGCATGGGAGCGGCCGTCCGATCACGTCCCGTTGATCTGCGAGATCGAAGTTTGA
- the ribA gene encoding GTP cyclohydrolase II — protein sequence MSEQPIRRAIAALRAGRAVRIEGEAPIAIAAVETATPEFLDILDPKSSARLLISGHRAAALALTNRRDAADPGRPVLVERAPWLDCETALALADPGRDLDRGLVGPLHPLPCRSPTSCTAALELARAAGLLPALWLLDDQGAATSVSVEEIDRQDRSPTVEIVARAKLPLDDLPDTQIVAFRAADDGQEHVALLIGAFGGNPPLVRLHSECLTGDVFGSLKCDCGPQLKEALKIIGASGGGVLLYLRQEGRGIGLANKLRAYSLQDRGLDTVDANRRLGFADDERDYAHAAAMLRALGVNEVRLLTNNPNKVAGLEAAGIKVADRVPHHMPANPHNADYLDTKRKRSGHLA from the coding sequence TTGAGCGAGCAGCCGATTCGCCGCGCCATCGCCGCGCTCCGCGCCGGTCGAGCGGTGCGGATCGAAGGCGAAGCGCCTATCGCCATCGCTGCCGTTGAGACGGCAACGCCGGAGTTTCTCGACATCCTTGATCCGAAGAGCAGCGCGAGGTTGCTGATAAGCGGACATCGAGCCGCAGCGCTTGCGCTGACTAATCGGCGTGACGCGGCCGACCCCGGCCGGCCCGTACTCGTAGAACGCGCCCCATGGCTCGATTGTGAAACCGCTTTGGCGCTAGCCGACCCAGGCCGTGATCTCGACCGCGGGCTGGTCGGACCGCTGCACCCGCTGCCTTGCAGAAGCCCAACGTCTTGCACGGCAGCGCTCGAACTCGCGCGCGCCGCTGGGCTTCTTCCAGCGCTATGGCTGCTCGACGATCAAGGCGCCGCGACGAGCGTCTCGGTCGAGGAGATAGACCGCCAAGATCGTTCGCCTACAGTCGAGATCGTCGCCCGTGCCAAGCTTCCGCTCGACGACTTGCCCGATACGCAGATCGTCGCCTTCCGCGCGGCCGACGACGGGCAGGAGCATGTCGCGCTGTTGATCGGCGCGTTCGGTGGGAACCCGCCGCTCGTTCGTCTGCACAGCGAATGCCTGACCGGCGACGTGTTCGGATCGCTAAAGTGCGACTGCGGCCCGCAACTCAAGGAAGCGCTCAAGATTATCGGCGCGTCGGGCGGCGGCGTGCTGCTTTACCTGCGGCAGGAAGGGCGCGGCATCGGACTAGCCAACAAGCTCCGCGCTTACTCGCTACAGGATCGCGGACTCGACACGGTCGATGCCAATCGTCGGCTCGGCTTTGCCGACGACGAGCGCGATTATGCGCACGCTGCTGCGATGCTGAGAGCGCTCGGCGTGAACGAGGTCCGCCTACTGACGAATAACCCGAACAAGGTGGCCGGGCTGGAAGCGGCCGGCATCAAGGTTGCGGACCGCGTCCCGCATCACATGCCCGCCAACCCGCACAATGCCGATTATCTCGACACCAAGCGCAAAAGGAGCGGGCATCTAGCCTAA